The Myripristis murdjan chromosome 8, fMyrMur1.1, whole genome shotgun sequence genomic sequence gtgtgagtccccTGCATGAGCACAGTCTgtgctgagtgtattttttcctgtgtgtcgAGGGTGTCCGACCTGGGGGACGGCAGGCAGCAGCGGTAGCGGTATGATTGGAGTGATGGGCATTCACGTACTCGTTTAAAGGAAAGTAGTTAAACTTAGAGGCCAGTTTGGCTTGAATTTGCTGGCAGTGGGACAGGCCGGGCACTGATTATACTCTTCTCCTCCGACAGCGGCTGGCGGCAGAGCGGAGTTCCTGGCACCGGATCAGCGCATCGGACGGCAATGTGGAGAGCCCTGCTGTGGCACCTACTGGCCGACATCCAGGGCGCTAGGAAAACCCGGGGCATAACACCGGACTGGACTGATTGCGGCTGGCAGCAGAGCGGAGTTCCCGGCACCGGATCAGCACATCGGACGGCAGTGTGTAAAGCCCTGCTGTGGCACATACCGGCCGACATCCAGGGCGCTAGGAAAACCCGGAGCGTAACACCGGACTCGACGGATTGGTATCCCAAACTTGGGTTAAAGTGACTGTCTTGACTGGGACTTGGACAATATTGCATTGAACTCaatttttaagatttatttagcaataGCTATTGCATTCTTTTAAAAGTGTCTTTCTAGAAATAAAAAACTCCTATTTATTTAAACACATCTGTGCTTCTCATTGTGTTGGTGTGGCCGGGAATCAAACCTTAAGATTGAGTAACGTTTTAATTGTTACAATTTCTGTAACACTCTGTTTAGTTTTGGACTAAGGCCTCTCATAAATGAGCCTTCTAGGATAACTAAGGGAAGTGCCACACTCATTGATAATATTTTTACCAATGTGTATGGTCCAACAACAAGTGGTCTATTCTTAAGTGATATTAGTGATcatcttcctgtttttatttcccatAGCTTAAAgattaagggccctatcttgtgccacccgctatccgctgccactacccgctacccgcaaattgcggatttaggaacttccgctgtccctaaacggtatcttgcgccacccgctacccgctatccgttatgccgactccgtcatttgcgcctggaggtgtgtccgtgggcgtgtttcatgcgctatccctacagttgctatcttgcgcacacactttagggataggtgactacctcttgaagctcatcaagagcatgccaagagtgtgcaaagcagtaatcagagcaaagggtggctattttgaagaaacaagaatataaaacatgttttcagttatttcacctttttttgttaagtacataactccacatgtgttcattcatagttctgattccttcagtgagaatctacaatgtaaatagtcatgaaaataaagaaaacgcattgaataaggtgtgtccaaacttttggcctgtactgtatatatatatatatatatatatatatatacacacacacacacacacacacacatatatatacgtacatacatatatatatatatatatatatatatatatatatatatatatatatatatatatatatatatatatacacacacatacatatacatacatatatacatacacatacacacatacactatattgccaaaagtattcgctcatctatccaaatcattgaattcaggtgttccaatcacttccatgaccacaggtgtataaaatcaagtacctaggcatgcagactacttctacaaacatttgtgaaagaatgggtcgctctcaggagctcagtgaattccagcatggtgctgtaatagtaatgtaataggatgccacttgtgcagtaagtccagttgtgaaacttcctcgctactaaatattccacaatcaactgttagtggtactataacaaagtagaagcgattgggaacgacagcaactcagccacggagtggtaggccacataaaatcacagagcggggtcagcggatgctgagacgcatagtgcgcagaggacggcaactttctgcagagtcaatagcttgagacctttaaacttcatgtgatcttcagattagctcaagagcagtgcgtagagagcttcatggaatgggtttccatggccgagcagctgcatccaagccttacatcaccaagcacaatgcaaagcatcggatgcagcggtgtaaagcacgccgccactggactctagagcagtggacacgtgttctctgcagtgacgagtcacgcttctccgtctggcaatctgatggacgagtctgggattggtggttgccaagagaacggtacttgtctgactgcattgtgccaagtgtaaagtttggtggagggggaattatggtgtggggttgtttttcggacgttgggctcagccccttagttccagtgaaaggaactcttaatgcttcagcatacaaagacattttggacaatttcatgctcccaactttgtgggaacagtttggagatggcccttcctgttccaacacgcagcagactgcgcaccagtgcacaaagcaaggtccataaagacatggataagtgagtttggtgtggaagaacttgactggcctgcacagagtcctgacctcaacccgagagaacacctttgggatgaattagagcggagactgagagccaggccttcttgtccaacatcagtgtttgacctcacaaatgcacttctggaagaatggtcaaaaattcccataaacacactcctaaaccttgtggaaagccttcctagaagagttgaagctgttctagctgcaaaggatgggcccacatcatattaaatcctatggtttaagaatgggatgtcactcatgttcatatgtgtgtgaaggcagccgagcgaatacttttggcaatatagtgtatatacacatgtgtatgtgtatgtatatatgtatgtatgcatgtatatacgTACATATAcgcattttttccccttattgCCTTCACCTAaaatactttattttgaaatttgcattttattttcccaCCCCAAGCACCCAACTCTTTTAGTTGACTGCACACCTACATACAGACTCTGCCCTGAGGAAGGCCAACAGGCTGAAATGCGTCCGCAAACTCTACCGCTCTACTCTCTCCTACTTTCCTTTATCTTTTTCCTTCTCCACAAGTGTCGCCTTGGACCCACCATCAGACCACAACCACACAGTAAGTGGCCTCTGGTACTGTCATCATCTTGACCCTAGCTCTTATTTGCATTAAGACTAGGAGAAGTGCCTTGGTCCATCAGAGTCCTGTATCTGCACAACATTCAGCCAATTTGTTTTTGAGTATGCCATTTTCACATTCTACAGCACCACCACTAGCACAATGTGAGGCCACATTACCAGAcaagctaaacacattttatgctcgctttgatctcctcaacagagagtcagctgtaaagtctactctgCCTCCAGAGGActggccactgtcagtatccacagtggatgtgaggaaagtcctgctgaaagtgaatatgagtaaagctgctgggcctgataaCATCTCTGGCCGTATACtgaaaacatgtgccaaccagctagtacaTGTCattgctgacatttttaacatcgctgtcacaggagagtgttcccacctgcttcaagacagccaccatcatccctgtgcctaaaaagtctgcagtgtctgatctaaatgactaccgccctgtggcactcacccccatcctgatgaagtgctttgagaaactggttctccagcacataaagaataACATCCCtaccagtctggaccctcagcagtttgcattcagaaccaacatatccacagaggatgccatctccactgctctccactcagtcttcactcaccttgagaaaagcaacacctacatcagaatgctgtttgttgatttcagctcagctttcaacacaatctcccccatgaagctgattggaaaactgaacactctgggcatcagtaccaccctctgcaactggatactggacttcctcacaaacagaccccagtcagttcggattggcagtctctcctcctccactctagtgctcaacaccggagcgccccagggacaccaccatcatcggccggatttccaacaatgatgagttttcatatcgggaggaaatcagccatcttgcagaatggtgcacagaaaacaacctactgctcaacgtcaccaaaaccaaagagctgatagttgattttagaaaaaaggaggcaaagacacacaaccctgtctacatcaatggagctgaggtggagcaagtgagcagttttaagttccttggaatcaacataacagagaacctgacatggacttcacatatctctgccctggttaaaaaagctcagaaacggctgtatttcttaaggaaacatAAGAAAGCAAATTCCCacaccaagttcttgtcagcttctacaaaggagcgattgaaagcatcctgactggaaacatcacaaactggtatgggatgtgcacggcccaggacaggaagactctgcaacgagtggttaaaactgcccaaaacatcattggtacccatctaccaagcatcagtgatatcggggaggtgaggtgcctgcgcagagccaaaaggatcctaaaagacaacacccaccccagccacagcctgtacaccctgctgctgtcaggaaaaagatacagaagtatccactgccgtacaaccagactacagaacagcttcttccctcaggctgtgagactacttaatgcaccatctgcgctcctccatgtttaagatttatacaatcaattaatcaatcaagagggaaccacacttcaatttcattatacaaccttttgtctaatgaccaataaacttccttgtatccttgtatgatACCTCTGCCTACCTACCTCTGGTATACCAGTGTTGTTGAATAGCAGATAACAGTCCCCCTTTAGACACGTGGTCTTTACCCTATCTCAACTTCGCATAGTGGGGAAACAGACACTTAGGTACACACGGATTACCATTGAGACCATACCAAATCCCGTCCCTGGAAACTGAATCAGTGTTCCTCCAAATGTATCTCTCATCAGCGCTGGCATGAGACTGCAGGTCCAGTACATTGGTTTATGCATTCACCAGCCCACCAGCTTCTTCATGTGGGGGTTTTCTCTTACTTAATATCACATCACCTCATCAATAACCAAACTGATGTTcaccacacagaaacatgttaCAATGTGAAGTACGATACCACATATTGTGAAAATTGGCTTTCCTTTGTTCATCTGTCAACattccatctgtccatctgtcataTTGCTTTGAAATTTGGAGAAATTGTGACACCTCCTGAACAGTTCCTTGTTATTAATGTAGAAAACAAAGTGTGTACTACAATAAACTACATTGATGTCTAACAATATAATTCCAATAAAGAATGACAAAAGTTGAGTTGCTGGCCAGAACATTAACTTACATGTATCagatgatcaaagtgacaagaGAACTTAAACCTGAATTTGAGCCAAACAGGAGCAACAAGAATTTCTCTCTTCAATGAGCCTGCATTAACACaagatgtgtgtgagcagtgttcaCATGTGGCTGcatctccaacaacaacactgactgaGAAGAGTTTGAGTTTCCTCGTCCTGAGTGATGGACAGTCATCACGTTTTCTAGTTTGTTGTCCTGTTGAATAATTCAGTTCAAGCAGCAGATCTGcagcttcagctgctgctgctctcaccaaCACACTTGAGAAACGGTCATGCCTGCACAAACTTCTCCCACACATACTGCTGCTGCACAGTTTCTCTCCTgagtggattctcatgtgtctgtttatgtgacttttacattttttattttttaatttattttattttattttatttttgcacaataaaagcaaaacatcagaacaagaatgaaataacaatagatTGTGCAGTTGAGAAACAGAAAACCCCTAGGGGCTTATAAGAGAAtcccacctcaaaatttgattacataaaaaaagaaaaaatgtcaacaaaccagcaaaaaagagcaaatatacattaagtcaatgcaaatatacattagatcaatgcagtaaatgtgtgtaaaagtgtgtaagAAAAGAGTTTATAGAcctatgtgagtatgtgtacatgtgtgagtgtacatgtttatgtatgaatgtgaaaatgaatacGAGTGTGTGAAggcaaaatatgaaacaagAAGAACAAACCCCAACTACCAAAATAGTAAGTTATAGTTAAGTTAAAGTTTGGTTCATCAGACATGTCCTTAGTCGAGATTTATAGTTTCTTAGAGAGGTAGACTGGAGTGCAACTTGGATGTAATTGTTCCACAGTTGTGCTCCTTTATATCTAGTAGAGAACTGACATAATCCAGTGCGAAACATTGGAAGTTGTAGACATTTAGAACGTCTTGTATTATAATTATGAACATTTGTATTCAACTGGAAAAATGAACTACAAGGCTGGGGAGGAGAAGCCAGGTGATGGAGGATTTTATAAATGAAAAGACAAGTTAGGTATTAATGTAAAATTTTGATTACAGACTGAACAGCtaaaaggtttctctcctgagtGAAcaattatgtgtgtttgtgtgacccCTATCTGAAAAATGTGTACCACAAATCAAGTAGCTAcgttttctctcctgtgtggacactcatgtgtttatttaagtTACCtttctgtttaaaatgtttaccacaaattgagcagctgaaaggtttctctcctgtgtggacactCTTGTGTGCATTTAAGTTACCtttctgtttaaaatgtttaccacaaattgagcagctgaaaggtttctctcctgtgtggacactcatgtgttcatttatgtTACCTTTCTGTCTGAAACTTTTACCACAAattgagcagctgaaaggtttctctcctgtgtggacactCATGTGTTTAGTTAAGCTACCTTTCTCTCTGAAATTTTTACCACAAattgagcagctgaaaggtttctctcctgtgtggaccctcttgtgtgtatttaagcgagattttgttgtaaaatgtttaccacaaattgagcagctaaaaggtttctctcctgtgtggactacCATATGAATGTTTAGATCACTGTTCCATGTAAATGTCTtagcacagactgagcagcgATATGGTTTCTCTCCcgtgtggactctcatgtgtgCATTTAAGCCAGATTTCTGTGTAAAATGTTTACCACAAATTGAGCAGCTAAAAGGTTTCTTTCCAGTGTGGACTACCATATGACTGTTTAATTGACTTTTCCATGTAAATTTATTAGCgcagactgagcagctgaaaggtttcactcctgtgtggactctcatgtgtctgtttaagCAAAATTTATATGTAAATCTCTTAGCACAGACTGAACAGCTGAATAGTTTCTCTTTCTTCACGGAGCAGGAAGATGGCTTCTCTCCAGCCTCAGACCTGTCATGGCTGAAAAGGACTTCACTCACTGAGGCTAAACCTGACTGAGGCTCTCCAGTCTCCTCCAAGTCatcttcactgtcttcagtctcAGATTCAGAGGAGTGTGAAGAGAGCAGCTGGCCATCAATACTTGCTTGTAAATCCTCTTCATCAGCTTCtgtttcagtggagctgctggccggaggctctgcctctctgttctccacagtttggctttga encodes the following:
- the LOC115363936 gene encoding gastrula zinc finger protein XlCGF57.1-like isoform X3 — translated: MCDAQELTCLVQQQQAAAGRDILEVFERTLAAHEEQLRQLREENERQRKQLDALLQPQVRLERAVLPDQLLVSKEEVPAEQQERSPSVKQEEPVPPHIKEEQEELNITKDIPFTPAPVKSEDDEERAQSSQLHQSQTVENREAEPPASSSTETEADEEDLQASIDGQLLSSHSSESETEDSEDDLEETGEPQSGLASVSEVLFSHDRSEAGEKPSSCSVKKEKLFSCSVCAKRFTYKFCLNRHMRVHTGVKPFSCSVCANKFTWKSQLNSHMVVHTGKKPFSCSICGKHFTQKSGLNAHMRVHTGEKPYRCSVCAKTFTWNSDLNIHMVVHTGEKPFSCSICGKHFTTKSRLNTHKRVHTGEKPFSCSICGKNFREKGSLTKHMSVHTGEKPFSCSICGKSFRQKGNINEHMSVHTGEKPFSCSICGKHFKQKGNLNAHKSVHTGEKPFSCSICGKHFKQKGNLNKHMSVHTGEKT